One segment of Polyangiaceae bacterium DNA contains the following:
- a CDS encoding permease-like cell division protein FtsX gives MTPVERAWRGTRNDWRLHSLSVFSVAVAFVCLAAALLVVVNVHAIKTRWVENGRASVYLEPEATPAQVQAIEAALRSTPGVTDVRFVSSEDARRELTGGTQSEALAALPAEAFPASLEVSVADDADASRVAKLSSQLGSLPAVEAVETYQNWGERLGTLLAGGTTASLVLAFVVLAAVVSVVSSTIRLSLQRRRIEVEVLKLVGATDSYVRRPFVLEGAAQGALGAFLAILILGVLYAIVRENFDGQLAVLLGVTPTFLPWTVVLGMVTLGGALGALAAFGSLRKLLSV, from the coding sequence ATGACCCCGGTGGAACGTGCTTGGCGCGGAACGCGCAACGACTGGCGACTCCATTCGCTGAGTGTGTTCTCCGTGGCGGTCGCTTTCGTCTGTCTGGCGGCGGCCCTCCTCGTCGTCGTCAACGTTCACGCGATCAAGACTCGCTGGGTCGAGAACGGGCGCGCGTCCGTGTATCTCGAGCCCGAAGCCACGCCGGCACAAGTGCAAGCCATCGAGGCGGCGCTGCGTTCGACTCCCGGCGTCACCGACGTGCGCTTCGTCAGCAGCGAAGATGCTCGCCGCGAGCTGACCGGTGGCACCCAAAGTGAGGCGTTGGCTGCGCTGCCCGCGGAGGCGTTCCCCGCTTCCCTGGAAGTCAGCGTCGCGGATGACGCCGATGCTTCGCGTGTTGCCAAGCTGTCTTCCCAACTGGGATCGCTTCCCGCGGTCGAAGCCGTGGAGACCTACCAGAACTGGGGTGAGCGTCTGGGGACGCTGCTTGCGGGCGGCACCACGGCGTCATTGGTGCTCGCGTTCGTCGTGTTGGCTGCCGTCGTGAGCGTGGTGTCGTCCACCATTCGCCTCTCGTTGCAGCGCCGGCGCATCGAGGTCGAGGTGTTGAAGCTCGTCGGCGCCACGGATTCCTACGTGCGTCGTCCCTTCGTCTTGGAGGGCGCGGCTCAGGGGGCACTCGGTGCCTTTCTGGCCATCCTGATTCTCGGCGTGCTCTACGCCATCGTTCGGGAGAACTTCGACGGTCAGCTGGCAGTGTTGCTCGGGGTCACCCCGACCTTTCTGCCCTGGACCGTGGTGTTGGGCATGGTGACCCTCGGGGGCGCGCTCGGTGCTCTCGCGGCCTTCGGCAGCTTGAGGAAGCTGCTCAGCGTGTGA
- a CDS encoding ATP-binding cassette domain-containing protein gives MDTGAKGRAFRPLLRSGDKRFDPTAARRPILVFEELHKAYRPDAPVLRGLSLEIQRGEFVFITGPSGAGKSTLLRMLYAAEAVDSGRILFMGRDVGRLTADSVPFLRRNIGVVFQDFKLVPNWTVNENVSLPLEVLGVSSRLRSQRVGDALERVGLGGRGTELAGTLSGGEQQRVGVARAIVGEPALVLADEPTGNLDPQLAIDILGLFEDINEGGVTVLFATHDRTLLDVRPRRVVVLDEGQAMDVKGGLERAADLEREVA, from the coding sequence ATGGATACTGGGGCAAAAGGTCGGGCCTTTCGTCCGCTGCTGCGCTCGGGAGACAAGCGCTTCGATCCGACCGCTGCCCGTCGCCCCATCCTGGTCTTCGAAGAGCTGCACAAAGCCTACCGGCCCGATGCCCCGGTGTTGCGTGGGTTGAGCCTCGAAATCCAGCGCGGCGAGTTCGTATTCATCACGGGTCCTTCTGGAGCCGGCAAGAGCACGCTGTTGCGCATGCTCTACGCCGCCGAAGCGGTGGACTCGGGTCGGATCCTGTTCATGGGTCGCGACGTCGGCCGGCTCACCGCCGACTCGGTTCCGTTCTTGCGGCGCAACATCGGCGTGGTCTTTCAGGACTTCAAGCTGGTGCCCAACTGGACCGTGAACGAAAACGTGTCGCTGCCCCTGGAGGTGCTCGGAGTATCTTCGCGGCTGCGAAGTCAGCGTGTCGGCGACGCCCTCGAGCGCGTGGGTCTCGGTGGCCGCGGCACCGAACTGGCCGGAACCCTCTCGGGAGGCGAACAGCAGCGCGTTGGAGTTGCCCGTGCGATCGTCGGAGAGCCCGCCCTCGTGCTGGCTGACGAACCGACGGGCAACCTGGATCCACAGTTGGCCATCGACATTCTTGGTCTCTTCGAGGACATCAACGAAGGCGGTGTGACGGTGCTGTTCGCGACCCACGATCGCACCTTGCTCGATGTACGGCCCCGCCGTGTGGTGGTTCTGGACGAAGGCCAAGCGATGGACGTCAAGGGCGGCTTGGAGCGCGCCGCGGATCTCGAACGCGAGGTGGCCTGA
- a CDS encoding BamA/TamA family outer membrane protein, with protein MNARLTALSLVVAWLVVSLPARAGDPYLEWYTVKTPHLRVHYHGGLEASAQRVANLGEAIHRQLVPQLGWRPSEVTEILLTDVTDSANGSATALPYNAIRLFASAPDDMSPLGEYDDWLSELLTHEYVHILHVDNISGVPALLNSIVGKSYAPNQVQPRWILEGLAVALESEHTGGGRLRSTQFDMYLRADVLENRIARLDQISNPARRWPSGNLWYLYGGKFIGWIADIYGPDTFGAVASDYGANVMPWGINRSIRRATGRTYVELYEGFKAHLRKKYAAQMAAVNKRGLREGTQLSHAGRVAAAPRVVPPCARQDGKEAVLYFRDDGHTPAGFYRLNLTAQQRADGKAELVARSEGRTASFTPDCSFVFDNVAPSGRRYYFNDLFRQPVGTASPRGLSRSVQRLTTGRRARDPDVSSDGLRVAYVTNRAGTSTLRIAELDAEGELSKERRLVPSARYEQAFSPRFSHGGQQLAYSAWTAGGFRDIRIVDVRTGRFREITHDIALDHQPAWSPDDRYVFFTSDRTGIANVYAYDTTDGKLHQVTNVRTGAYYPEISADGRTLFYIGYTSRGFDLFSMPLDSGRWLAAQPFDESRSSPHPEPLAKLWPVEPYNPLPTLAPRNYEVEYGPGTFGNALRMATRGSDIVGHHAVALTLLVEPEQGEVSGTASYAYRRLPFDFFASLFRRVAPRAGYRFADETPVFIEHQLGARTGISFGVPGVFEFQSVNLSYTAMSFDGTLPVGPQADPYARVTRDPHRGFLGMASLGYSYSNTDRPLYGISTERGFNLSVAADVAAKEIGSDDTLTSFTGRMTGYLPMPWVDHHVLAMALSGGAAVGTYPRRGVFYTGGFVDLPPLDAYTDGIFQSAFVLRGYEPVQFIGTQYNLLNAEYRLPLLYADRGLSTLPVFLRTLSAAVFADYGGAFNRIDLEDPFEQYHLGVGAELWVDLILGYYAGANLRLGYARGMDSEAPSGGVTYFVAASTF; from the coding sequence ATGAACGCGCGGCTCACGGCGCTCTCGCTCGTTGTCGCGTGGCTCGTGGTCAGCCTGCCCGCGCGCGCCGGTGATCCGTATCTCGAGTGGTACACGGTCAAGACACCGCACCTGCGTGTGCACTACCACGGGGGTCTCGAAGCGTCGGCGCAGCGCGTCGCCAACCTGGGCGAGGCAATCCATCGACAGCTGGTCCCACAGTTGGGGTGGCGTCCGAGTGAAGTCACGGAGATCCTACTCACGGACGTCACGGACTCTGCCAACGGCTCCGCCACTGCCCTGCCCTACAACGCGATTCGCTTGTTCGCGAGCGCGCCGGACGACATGTCGCCCCTGGGCGAATACGACGATTGGCTGAGCGAGCTACTCACCCACGAGTACGTACACATCCTGCACGTCGACAACATCAGCGGCGTCCCCGCACTGCTGAACAGCATCGTGGGCAAGTCCTACGCGCCCAACCAAGTGCAACCGCGCTGGATCCTGGAAGGCTTGGCCGTCGCGCTTGAGTCGGAACACACTGGCGGCGGTCGTTTGCGGTCCACGCAGTTCGACATGTATCTGCGCGCAGACGTGTTGGAGAACCGCATCGCGCGGCTGGACCAAATCAGCAACCCCGCTCGCCGCTGGCCCTCGGGGAACCTCTGGTACCTGTACGGCGGTAAGTTCATCGGCTGGATAGCGGACATCTACGGGCCCGACACCTTTGGCGCAGTCGCTTCCGACTACGGAGCGAACGTCATGCCTTGGGGCATCAATCGCTCCATTCGGCGTGCCACGGGCCGCACCTACGTGGAGCTGTATGAAGGCTTCAAGGCTCACTTGCGCAAGAAGTACGCAGCGCAGATGGCCGCGGTGAACAAGCGCGGATTGCGTGAAGGGACGCAGCTCAGCCACGCAGGCCGCGTCGCGGCGGCGCCTCGCGTCGTTCCCCCCTGTGCGCGCCAGGACGGCAAAGAGGCCGTCCTGTACTTTCGCGACGACGGGCACACGCCGGCCGGGTTTTATCGCCTGAACCTGACGGCGCAACAGCGCGCGGACGGAAAGGCGGAGCTCGTTGCGCGAAGCGAAGGCCGCACGGCGAGCTTCACTCCGGACTGTAGCTTCGTCTTCGACAACGTGGCGCCCTCTGGGCGGCGCTACTACTTCAACGACTTGTTCCGACAGCCCGTCGGCACCGCGTCGCCCCGCGGTCTGAGCCGCAGTGTCCAACGGCTGACCACGGGACGCCGAGCGCGAGACCCCGACGTGAGTTCGGACGGACTACGTGTGGCTTACGTGACGAACCGAGCTGGGACATCCACCTTGCGCATCGCGGAGCTCGACGCCGAGGGCGAACTCTCGAAGGAACGCCGGCTCGTCCCGTCTGCGCGCTACGAGCAAGCCTTCTCTCCGCGCTTTTCCCACGGCGGCCAGCAGCTGGCCTACAGCGCGTGGACCGCGGGGGGCTTTCGTGACATTCGCATCGTCGACGTCCGCACGGGGCGGTTCCGCGAAATCACCCACGACATCGCGCTGGATCATCAGCCCGCGTGGTCACCCGACGACCGATATGTCTTCTTCACTTCGGACCGCACGGGCATCGCCAACGTGTACGCCTACGACACGACCGACGGAAAGCTGCACCAAGTCACCAACGTGCGGACGGGGGCCTATTACCCGGAGATTTCCGCCGATGGGAGAACGCTTTTTTACATTGGCTACACCTCGCGGGGCTTCGACCTGTTCAGCATGCCCTTGGACTCGGGTCGCTGGCTCGCTGCGCAACCCTTCGACGAGTCGCGCTCGTCGCCGCACCCTGAACCCTTGGCCAAACTGTGGCCCGTCGAGCCCTACAATCCGCTACCGACGCTGGCGCCGCGCAACTACGAAGTCGAATACGGCCCGGGCACCTTTGGCAATGCGCTGCGCATGGCGACTCGCGGGTCGGACATCGTCGGTCATCATGCGGTCGCTCTGACGCTGTTGGTCGAGCCAGAGCAAGGCGAGGTGAGTGGCACCGCGAGCTACGCCTATCGGCGGCTTCCCTTCGACTTCTTCGCCTCGCTATTCCGCCGGGTGGCGCCGCGTGCTGGCTATCGCTTCGCCGACGAGACCCCGGTGTTCATCGAGCACCAGCTGGGCGCGCGCACGGGAATCTCCTTCGGCGTGCCCGGAGTCTTCGAGTTCCAGAGCGTCAATCTCTCCTACACGGCGATGAGCTTCGACGGAACGCTACCCGTTGGACCCCAGGCCGACCCCTACGCGCGTGTGACCCGAGACCCTCACCGCGGCTTCCTTGGCATGGCGTCCCTGGGCTACTCCTACAGCAACACGGATCGTCCGCTCTACGGCATCAGCACCGAGCGCGGTTTCAACTTGTCGGTCGCCGCGGACGTCGCCGCCAAAGAGATCGGCAGCGACGACACCCTGACCAGCTTCACGGGCCGCATGACGGGGTACCTGCCCATGCCCTGGGTCGATCACCACGTGCTGGCGATGGCGCTTTCCGGCGGCGCAGCAGTTGGAACCTACCCCAGGCGCGGCGTGTTCTACACCGGAGGCTTCGTGGATCTTCCGCCGCTGGATGCGTACACCGACGGCATCTTTCAGTCCGCCTTCGTGCTTCGCGGGTACGAACCGGTGCAGTTCATCGGCACGCAGTACAATCTCTTGAACGCGGAGTATCGCTTGCCGTTGCTGTACGCAGATCGCGGTCTCAGCACCCTCCCGGTCTTCTTGCGCACGCTCAGCGCTGCAGTGTTCGCGGACTACGGCGGGGCGTTCAACCGCATCGATCTGGAGGACCCCTTCGAGCAGTACCATCTGGGCGTGGGTGCAGAGCTGTGGGTGGACCTGATCCTGGGCTATTACGCGGGGGCAAACCTGCGCCTGGGCTATGCTCGAGGCATGGATTCCGAGGCGCCCAGCGGCGGGGTGACGTACTTCGTGGCGGCCTCGACTTTCTGA
- a CDS encoding serine/threonine-protein kinase codes for MHAGALVGGAYRLVYPVGKGGMGTVWAAERADNQAPVAIKLLTTGASDEMQKRLLREAEAAGRLKNEHVVNVLDVGRTDSGEPFLVMELLEGQTLRSVIKRERRLDQRLAATIIRDICLALQAAHAGNIVHRDLKPSNVILHETPKGIVVKVLDFGVSKVLAEEQQLVTSTGIAVGSPAYMSPEQARGARVDHRADLWSIGVLLFELVTGRRPFAADSPAAMLSMILFSDIPKASQFCADLHRDLEALISHCLQRKVSDRIQTAQEIIAVLEPFVLPEVVVPVRRGGGREGATTSTNSTSLPTNDELTASASASAAVAQSSSSPSAHSTTASTSHSTTHGVAMTPAPPLPALPPPRTGILYTRLQWVAACLAILLLGSVSALILLRAVKDSNSRAAAAASAALPPAEATPVPTAAPTPNTPSVAVVTGKPASSADEPEATTTQDAQGTKEAPKPTTSERADRPAATTTRTAAAPKPAPQNTAPPSARTSRPSTSPKPCASPIVDANGKVVGCL; via the coding sequence ATGCATGCGGGGGCCCTCGTTGGTGGCGCCTACCGACTGGTGTATCCAGTCGGCAAAGGCGGCATGGGCACCGTGTGGGCGGCGGAGCGCGCGGACAACCAGGCCCCCGTCGCCATCAAGCTGCTGACGACTGGCGCGTCGGACGAGATGCAGAAGCGCCTGCTGCGCGAAGCGGAGGCGGCAGGGCGGCTGAAGAACGAACACGTGGTCAACGTGCTGGACGTAGGCCGAACCGATTCTGGCGAACCGTTCCTGGTCATGGAGCTGTTGGAGGGGCAGACCCTGCGCAGCGTGATCAAGCGCGAGCGTCGGCTCGACCAACGGCTGGCGGCGACCATCATTCGCGACATCTGTCTGGCGCTACAAGCTGCCCATGCCGGCAACATCGTTCACCGCGACCTGAAGCCCAGCAACGTCATCTTGCACGAGACACCAAAGGGCATCGTGGTCAAGGTGCTCGATTTCGGCGTCAGCAAGGTCTTGGCGGAGGAGCAGCAGCTGGTGACCTCCACCGGCATCGCAGTTGGCTCCCCGGCCTACATGAGCCCGGAGCAGGCCCGCGGCGCGCGTGTCGACCATCGCGCGGACTTGTGGTCCATCGGCGTGCTCTTGTTCGAGTTGGTGACGGGTCGTCGCCCCTTCGCGGCGGACTCCCCCGCTGCGATGCTGTCGATGATCCTCTTCAGTGACATTCCGAAGGCATCGCAGTTCTGTGCAGACTTGCACCGCGATCTCGAGGCGCTCATCTCCCACTGTCTGCAGCGCAAGGTGAGCGACCGCATTCAGACCGCGCAGGAAATCATCGCGGTGCTCGAGCCCTTCGTTCTGCCCGAGGTCGTCGTGCCCGTTCGCCGGGGCGGTGGGCGCGAGGGAGCCACGACCTCCACGAACAGCACTTCGCTTCCCACAAACGACGAGTTGACCGCGTCAGCATCAGCGTCCGCAGCCGTAGCGCAATCCTCGTCGTCTCCGTCGGCCCACTCGACGACGGCGTCGACGTCTCACTCGACGACGCACGGCGTGGCGATGACTCCAGCCCCACCGCTACCTGCGTTGCCACCGCCTCGCACCGGCATACTGTATACCCGACTGCAGTGGGTGGCCGCGTGCCTTGCCATCCTGCTCTTGGGGTCCGTCAGCGCGCTGATCTTGCTGCGTGCGGTGAAGGACTCGAATAGCCGAGCTGCGGCAGCCGCCTCTGCTGCGCTTCCCCCCGCCGAGGCCACCCCCGTCCCGACGGCCGCGCCGACCCCAAACACCCCGAGCGTAGCGGTGGTCACAGGAAAGCCCGCAAGCTCCGCTGACGAGCCGGAAGCGACGACCACGCAGGACGCCCAAGGCACGAAGGAAGCACCGAAGCCGACCACGTCGGAACGCGCGGACAGGCCCGCCGCGACGACGACGCGCACGGCTGCAGCCCCCAAACCAGCGCCCCAGAACACGGCTCCGCCTTCAGCACGGACGTCGCGTCCGAGCACCTCGCCCAAGCCTTGTGCGTCACCGATCGTCGACGCCAACGGCAAAGTCGTCGGCTGCCTTTGA
- a CDS encoding PEP-utilizing enzyme encodes MARDRTRLRLYSLLDVLAEGARIEEFGQLAVRLAEAKRNGANVADTWVVPTLAFRMQVDERLPPGHDMASLIRAAHKPSGVERAARAYERLTAEPLPDLLTESIVSQVSGSATPFRAMASLGHKDPSVASLSGLDAEIVQSDMASAIRAVWARGYSEQCLRTLQSMGARDLGVAVVVQRVPALRASLQLLTAEPERLPRMSRERPPAVATGGAWVMVAGLGPSLHVEQGALLADQVVLDGDSAPVCAVADKRVQSALSEKGLEAHAVEEHRREPAVEEPEIVHIREDAAKIGDTEPVLAGYEVESSGAARLTSVRGVLGAAYPGSGGPHTVWSRSGLDALLPRVPTPLTGGLVAQASEASLREAIAQLGGKMSRSSHLVENVHGRPYFDLSALFGVVKSVPGLDPSALLDLVRGASSADVITALELERKVPSLAALSLVAARLLSRERRLHDAQNEFERRAGEQRKWLLEMDLTILPDDALRTTLRECFGFFRSTAGLLLSSSLAFLSAFVAVRAVIARSYPAEASRLAHRVCSGAGELETTVSAVALGHVVDILREDVAAHDALEAGSEPQEWPEGAGRRALQQWLSAYGDRGWTEPEIAAPRFSEQLPRVYDMLRANLAASPDLAARMSRVRAHSDEAIARLEEAQSYLEVTLFRSLLGRARGLLSVRERCRVWLAQTVSMLRTVVMDVDRRLRRLDPQLREGAAFFLEPEELMHAISVSRADLGSVVRWRRAGFKLVADRADPPELFVGRPPPFPTVDPRQQLGGEGASSALGEGEVRHLSLSTGMGDVAPNTILVVRSLDVGLAPLLPAVAGVIAECGGTLSHGAIVAREMGVPAVVGARGARALLAQGERVRIDGNTGSIERV; translated from the coding sequence ATGGCGCGAGACCGCACCCGGCTTCGTCTTTATAGCCTGTTGGATGTGTTGGCCGAGGGGGCCCGCATCGAGGAGTTCGGTCAGCTTGCGGTGCGCCTGGCGGAGGCCAAGCGCAACGGCGCGAACGTGGCCGACACCTGGGTGGTGCCCACGCTCGCCTTTCGCATGCAGGTGGACGAGCGTCTGCCTCCGGGGCACGACATGGCATCGCTGATCCGCGCCGCCCACAAGCCAAGTGGCGTCGAGCGCGCGGCGCGGGCGTACGAGCGATTGACCGCGGAGCCTCTGCCGGACTTGCTCACGGAGTCCATCGTGAGCCAGGTGAGTGGATCCGCAACGCCCTTCCGCGCCATGGCCAGCTTGGGACACAAAGATCCAAGCGTGGCGAGCTTGTCGGGGCTCGACGCCGAGATCGTCCAGAGTGACATGGCGTCGGCGATTCGCGCGGTGTGGGCGCGCGGCTACTCGGAGCAGTGTTTGCGCACGCTGCAGAGCATGGGGGCGCGCGATCTGGGCGTTGCCGTCGTGGTGCAGCGCGTTCCCGCGCTGCGCGCCAGTCTCCAGCTGCTCACCGCCGAACCCGAACGACTGCCGCGCATGAGTCGCGAGCGTCCACCCGCGGTTGCCACTGGTGGCGCCTGGGTGATGGTGGCCGGGCTCGGTCCCAGTCTGCATGTCGAGCAAGGCGCGCTGCTGGCGGATCAAGTCGTGTTGGACGGCGACTCCGCTCCCGTTTGCGCCGTGGCCGACAAGCGCGTGCAAAGCGCGCTCAGTGAGAAGGGTTTGGAGGCGCACGCCGTAGAGGAACACCGACGTGAGCCCGCCGTGGAGGAGCCCGAGATCGTGCACATCCGCGAGGACGCTGCGAAGATCGGCGACACAGAGCCCGTGTTGGCGGGGTACGAAGTCGAGAGCTCTGGCGCGGCTCGGCTCACATCGGTGCGCGGCGTGCTGGGCGCGGCCTATCCAGGGTCCGGTGGTCCGCACACGGTGTGGTCGCGATCGGGTCTCGACGCACTGCTGCCTCGTGTGCCGACGCCACTGACCGGTGGTCTAGTCGCGCAGGCCAGTGAAGCCAGTCTTCGAGAAGCCATCGCTCAGCTCGGCGGAAAGATGTCGCGCTCGTCGCACTTGGTGGAGAACGTGCACGGGCGACCCTACTTCGATCTGTCGGCGCTGTTCGGCGTCGTGAAGAGCGTGCCGGGGCTCGACCCCTCCGCGCTGCTCGATCTGGTGCGAGGTGCGTCCTCCGCCGACGTGATTACCGCACTGGAGCTGGAGCGAAAGGTGCCGTCCCTCGCTGCGCTGTCGCTCGTGGCCGCGCGCTTGCTCAGTCGAGAGCGACGTCTACATGACGCTCAAAACGAGTTCGAACGACGCGCCGGCGAGCAGCGCAAGTGGCTCTTGGAGATGGATCTGACCATCCTGCCCGACGATGCGCTGCGCACCACGCTGCGGGAGTGCTTCGGCTTCTTCCGTTCCACCGCGGGCCTGTTGCTCAGCAGTTCGCTGGCTTTCCTGTCGGCATTCGTGGCCGTGCGCGCGGTGATTGCGCGCTCCTACCCGGCCGAGGCGAGTCGCCTTGCGCATCGTGTGTGCTCGGGCGCGGGCGAGTTGGAAACCACGGTATCCGCGGTGGCCTTGGGCCACGTCGTGGACATTCTGCGCGAAGACGTGGCGGCGCATGACGCGCTCGAGGCCGGCAGCGAGCCGCAGGAGTGGCCCGAGGGGGCGGGACGGCGTGCGCTGCAGCAGTGGCTCAGCGCCTACGGCGATCGCGGCTGGACCGAACCCGAGATCGCGGCGCCGCGCTTCAGTGAGCAACTGCCGCGGGTCTACGACATGCTGCGCGCGAACCTGGCCGCCAGCCCTGATCTCGCCGCCCGCATGTCGCGCGTACGAGCACACTCCGATGAAGCCATCGCGCGGCTGGAAGAAGCGCAGTCCTACCTGGAGGTGACGCTGTTCCGCTCCCTGCTCGGACGAGCGCGCGGGCTGCTGAGTGTGCGCGAGCGCTGTCGCGTGTGGCTCGCGCAGACCGTGAGCATGCTGCGCACCGTCGTGATGGACGTGGATCGCCGCTTGCGACGATTGGATCCGCAGCTGCGCGAGGGCGCGGCCTTCTTCTTGGAGCCGGAGGAGTTGATGCACGCCATCAGCGTGTCGCGCGCGGATCTCGGCTCCGTGGTGCGCTGGCGCCGTGCGGGCTTCAAGCTGGTCGCGGATCGCGCGGACCCTCCGGAGCTGTTCGTGGGTCGGCCGCCGCCCTTTCCCACGGTGGATCCGCGGCAACAGCTGGGCGGCGAGGGCGCCAGCTCCGCTTTGGGTGAAGGCGAAGTGCGGCATCTGTCGCTCTCGACGGGGATGGGCGACGTGGCGCCGAACACCATCTTGGTCGTGCGATCCCTGGACGTCGGGTTGGCGCCATTGCTACCCGCGGTTGCCGGCGTGATTGCGGAGTGCGGCGGAACGCTGTCCCACGGCGCGATCGTCGCGCGAGAAATGGGCGTGCCGGCCGTCGTGGGTGCCCGCGGGGCGCGCGCTCTGCTCGCACAGGGCGAGCGCGTGCGCATCGACGGCAACACTGGCTCCATCGAGCGCGTATGA
- a CDS encoding M23 family metallopeptidase encodes MKRRILQVLLAAAAIAPLSAGQPSTLTVAPAASALDPERRIEEIRRKERDLQKDLDGLKGDAEGARARTVARGRAYVRIARSGLLPVGGGFQATIDHAAKLERLHRAIARDVELERRIASRRVTLAKQLDALRAEREPLEVQARATANARGALLAAQDRALAFQRAFESSAAAPHTAIYGAVGPTDPAELASGMAALKGRLPFPITGRAEIHSTRRPGTDGPGLEMRAPRGTPVRAVFGGRVAFADLYAAYGKTVILDHGDRHYTVSSNLDEIAVKTGEEITAGTRLGTVGDTGDGPLLYVEIRVGTETVDPAEWFGI; translated from the coding sequence GTGAAACGGCGTATCTTGCAGGTGTTGTTGGCCGCGGCGGCAATCGCGCCGCTCTCCGCTGGCCAACCCAGCACGCTGACGGTTGCGCCCGCTGCGTCGGCGCTGGATCCCGAGCGTCGCATCGAAGAAATCCGGCGCAAGGAGCGCGACCTGCAGAAAGACCTGGACGGGTTGAAAGGCGACGCGGAAGGCGCCCGCGCGCGCACCGTCGCTCGTGGTCGCGCCTACGTGCGCATCGCTCGCTCTGGGTTGCTGCCCGTGGGCGGCGGATTCCAGGCCACCATCGATCACGCCGCCAAGCTGGAGCGCTTGCACCGCGCCATTGCGCGCGACGTCGAGCTGGAACGGCGCATCGCCTCACGTCGCGTGACGTTGGCAAAGCAGCTGGACGCTCTGCGCGCTGAACGTGAGCCCTTGGAAGTGCAGGCGCGCGCGACGGCAAACGCTCGCGGCGCACTGCTCGCCGCGCAGGATCGCGCGCTTGCATTTCAACGTGCCTTCGAGAGCAGCGCGGCGGCGCCGCACACGGCCATCTATGGCGCGGTGGGTCCCACGGACCCTGCCGAGCTCGCGAGCGGCATGGCGGCACTGAAGGGTCGCCTTCCCTTCCCGATTACCGGCCGTGCGGAGATCCACTCCACTCGCCGCCCCGGCACCGACGGACCGGGCTTGGAAATGCGAGCGCCGCGTGGCACGCCGGTGCGTGCGGTATTCGGTGGACGAGTCGCCTTCGCCGATCTCTACGCGGCTTACGGCAAGACCGTGATCCTCGACCACGGCGATCGCCACTACACCGTCAGCTCGAACCTCGACGAGATCGCGGTGAAGACCGGCGAAGAGATCACGGCGGGCACCCGGCTCGGGACCGTGGGCGACACGGGCGATGGCCCGCTGCTGTATGTGGAGATCCGCGTCGGCACCGAGACCGTCGACCCCGCCGAGTGGTTTGGGATCTAG
- a CDS encoding formyltransferase family protein: MRIGFFGLPLAALCLLADGHDLQWGVLSPISAPGLRRLRIALGARPLLLAAERSESALVADIDALVRSHPPDLIVSWYWTRRIQTEWLDSTRLGGVGVHPSLLPRHRGPNPFFWTIDRGDELAGASVHWLDANYDTGRVIAQRSLPVGHMNSWQLARALDRVSLAALRDAVGALSRGEALDGVAQDEAKATWAPEPADDALILHPSWDVERAARRIRALSPVPGLSLCVRGLDLFVTAVVTAPGPEPLAPGEAAVWPGTERVALAVQDGVLLIERAVDAETGLEFDGAALAAEVARRAPDAD; this comes from the coding sequence ATGAGAATCGGCTTCTTCGGCCTACCCCTGGCAGCGCTGTGCCTCCTCGCCGACGGCCATGACCTGCAATGGGGCGTGCTTTCGCCGATTTCCGCCCCGGGCTTGCGCCGCTTGCGCATCGCTTTGGGTGCGCGCCCCCTCTTGCTGGCGGCAGAGCGGTCGGAGAGCGCTCTCGTCGCGGACATTGACGCGCTGGTCCGCAGCCATCCGCCGGACCTCATCGTCAGCTGGTACTGGACCCGTCGCATCCAAACTGAGTGGCTCGACAGCACCAGGCTCGGCGGCGTGGGCGTCCATCCCTCCCTGTTGCCTCGCCACCGAGGACCCAATCCGTTCTTTTGGACGATCGATCGCGGCGATGAACTCGCGGGAGCGAGCGTGCACTGGCTCGACGCGAACTACGACACGGGCAGGGTCATTGCACAGCGGAGCCTCCCCGTCGGTCACATGAACTCGTGGCAACTCGCCCGCGCGCTCGACCGCGTGTCCTTGGCCGCGCTGCGTGACGCAGTCGGGGCGTTGTCCCGGGGCGAGGCACTCGACGGCGTCGCTCAGGACGAAGCGAAGGCGACCTGGGCTCCCGAGCCCGCCGACGATGCCCTGATCCTGCACCCGAGCTGGGACGTCGAACGGGCAGCTCGACGCATACGCGCTCTCTCCCCAGTGCCCGGGCTATCGCTGTGCGTACGCGGACTCGATCTGTTCGTGACTGCCGTGGTCACTGCGCCCGGACCCGAGCCCCTCGCTCCCGGCGAGGCGGCCGTTTGGCCGGGAACGGAGCGCGTCGCGCTGGCCGTGCAGGACGGTGTGCTGCTCATCGAGCGCGCCGTGGACGCGGAGACGGGTCTGGAGTTCGACGGGGCGGCGTTGGCAGCCGAGGTAGCGCGGCGCGCGCCCGATGCCGACTGA